A single region of the Chelonia mydas isolate rCheMyd1 chromosome 4, rCheMyd1.pri.v2, whole genome shotgun sequence genome encodes:
- the SCRG1 gene encoding scrapie-responsive protein 1 — protein sequence MMKMKILSALVLLSMLLGTNMMPFSRLSCYKKVLKDRNCHSIPEGVASLRRIDGNLQDHFWEGQSCEMICYCNFSELLCCPKGIFFGPKISFVIPCNNQ from the exons atgatgaaaatgaagattCTATCAGCTCTTGTTTTGCTGAGCATGCTGCTTGGTACTAACATGATGCCTTTCAGTCGACTTTCTTGTTACAAGAAAGTGCTAAAAGATCGCAACTGTCACAGCATCCCAGAGGGTGTGGCCAGTCTTCGACGCATTGATGGAAATCTTCAAGACCACTTTTGGGAAGGGCAAAGCTGTGAGATGATCTGTTACTGCAATTTTAGTGAATTACTCTGCTGCCCAAA AGGTATTTTCTTTGGACCAAAGATCTCTTTCGTGATCCCTTGCAACAATCAATGA